The genomic segment AAGCTTCTCAAGAATTTTAAtggttatgtatttatttgagtgtgTACTAGACAAATAACTGGCTCATCAAAtctgtgattttatatatttttgctttggaTGAgactaaaaaaaagtaacttgtctagaaaatataaaaaggaaccaaatggggctgaagaatacaataaccgaaatgaaaaatacattagagggaatcaacagcagCTTTGAGGGTACAGAAGAATCAATCAGTGATAATGACAAGGTAAGTGGAAATTACCCAATtggaatagcaaaaagaaaaaggaatgaaaaaaaatcaagatagcTTAAGGGACCTCTGGGGCACCATTAGTATACTAACATTCATATTATGGGgctcctaaaaaaagaaaagagacagaaaaggacaaaaaacctatttgaaaaaaaaaataatggctaaaaacttccctaacctgatGAAGGAAAAGACATCCAACTCCAGGAAGCACACAGAGAGCCGCAAATAAGAGGAACTcaaagagatccacaccaagacacattatattCAATGTATCAACagttaaagagagaatcttaaaagcaacaagagagaaACAACTAGTTATGGACATGGGAACCCCCATAAGACCatgagctgatttttcagcagaaactttctaGACCAGAAGAAAGTGGAAGAATATATTGAGTGCTAAAAGGGAAATATTTACAACCAAGACTATTCTACCCAGCAAGATTATTATTCAgtatagaaggagagataaagagttttgcagataagcaaaagctaaaggagtttaCCAACACCAAActggccttacaagaaatgttaaagagattTCTTTAAGCGGAAAACAAAATGGCTAAGTAGTAAAATCATCGAGAGCTACAAATAATCAGGCAaggaatacaaaaaataatatgtagaatataatgtcaaaaacataaaacatggatGGGAGGGAttaaaaatgtagtgcttttagaatgtgctTGAACTTCAGCAACtgtcaacttaaaatagactccTATAATATATAGGATAGGATCTTgtatatgaacctcatggtaaccacaaaccaaataGTTCTGATAGATACACAAAACATAAggattaagaaatatatattcagtttGGAGGCATCTTTGAGCTCGCCGTGTAGACACCATGAGCAAAGCTCACCCTCCCgagttgaaaaaatttatggacaAGAAATTATCATTGAAATTAAATGGTGGCAGACATGTTCAAGGAATATTACGGGGGTTCGATCCATTTATGAATCTTGTGATAGATGAATGTGTGGAGATGGCAACTAGTAGGCAACAGAACAATATTGGAATGGTGGTAATACGAGGAAATAGTATCATCATGTTAGAAGCCTTAGAACGAGTATAAACAATGGATGTGTTCATCAGAAGAATCAACTGCTTCCACATGTCCCCTCTCCATAGTACCTGTTTTACTACAATATAAAAATCAGATTGTGTGCATTTTCATATTGAgcttttttgttaaataaacttttataacagccaaaaaaaaaaaaaaaaaaaagaaatataaacataacaTTAAGGAAAGTCACCAAGTCACAagggaagagaacaaaagaaggaaccagaactataaaaacaatcaacaaaatggcagtaagtacatatcTACCAACAGtttactttaaaagtaaatggactaaatgctccaatcaaaagacacagagtggttgaatggataaaaaaaaccaagacctatctatatgttgcctacaagagactcacttcagatctaAAGACATGCAcacactgaaaatgaagggatggaaaaagatattccatgcaagtggaaatgaaaagaaagctaaagtagCAATATTCACATCACacagaacagattttaaaacaaagactgtagaggcacctgggtagctcagtcagttaagtgtctgccttctttggctcaggtcataatctctgatcctgggatggagccctgcatcaggctccctgttccgtaggaagcctgcttctctcccacctctgcccctctccctgcttctgcccccctcccccaccaaaaataaataaataaataaaatatttttttaaaaagcaaagtttaataagagacaaaaacattatatattcataaagggatcaatccaacaagaagataaataTCTACGTACCGACATGGGGCTCCTAAACATATAAAGCAAATACTAGCAAacataaagggagaaactgacagtaatacagtaacagcaggggactttaacactccacttacacCA from the Lutra lutra chromosome 11, mLutLut1.2, whole genome shotgun sequence genome contains:
- the LOC125080452 gene encoding small nuclear ribonucleoprotein G-like, which encodes MSKAHPPELKKFMDKKLSLKLNGGRHVQGILRGFDPFMNLVIDECVEMATSRQQNNIGMVVIRGNSIIMLEALERV